One genomic segment of Paraburkholderia caffeinilytica includes these proteins:
- a CDS encoding glycosyltransferase family 4 protein: MRILQLVHAPRLSGAEVLVKGLAIQHQRGGHQVCIASLLPQQDDFVGIRAELEAAGVTCLFPSTRYGRVGKLLHLYRVVRQFRPDFIVAHATLAALYVRLLPVHTPIAWVMHSGVNDFENGALKQAERLLSRRARAIIGVSQQNIDDYLREIGRHPAMVVIPNGVDASLFAEDSNTSAPDLAVPAKQIVQLGRYIEGKSQLHTIRAFERVVQSESEARLLLCGVVEDVSYHEAVLSLVHQLGLDSRVTVCGPRLDVAAILRTSRVFAMPSRFEAQSIGFLEALASGIPVVASRIPSFGFASGFAGVTLVDTADPEAYGGALLRALDMPRAKRQLAGYTLHDTADRYMTIARQFVQPLRVST, from the coding sequence GTGAGAATTCTTCAATTGGTTCATGCGCCGCGACTATCCGGGGCAGAGGTACTCGTAAAGGGTCTCGCGATTCAGCATCAGCGCGGCGGCCATCAAGTCTGCATTGCGTCGCTGCTTCCCCAGCAGGACGATTTCGTCGGCATTCGCGCAGAGCTGGAAGCCGCGGGTGTCACCTGCCTGTTCCCGAGCACTCGCTACGGCAGGGTGGGCAAACTGCTGCACCTGTATCGCGTGGTGCGCCAGTTCCGTCCCGACTTCATCGTGGCGCATGCCACGCTCGCCGCGCTCTACGTGCGTCTTCTGCCCGTGCACACGCCGATCGCCTGGGTGATGCACTCCGGTGTCAACGACTTCGAGAACGGCGCGCTCAAGCAGGCCGAACGCCTCCTTTCACGGCGCGCGAGAGCGATCATCGGCGTGTCGCAGCAAAACATCGACGACTACCTGCGAGAGATCGGCAGGCATCCGGCGATGGTCGTGATCCCGAATGGCGTGGACGCGTCGCTGTTCGCCGAAGACAGCAACACATCCGCACCGGATCTCGCCGTGCCTGCGAAACAGATTGTTCAGCTGGGCCGTTATATAGAAGGGAAGAGCCAGCTGCACACGATTCGCGCATTCGAGCGTGTCGTGCAGAGCGAGTCTGAAGCGCGCCTGCTGCTATGCGGTGTGGTCGAGGACGTTTCCTATCACGAGGCGGTGCTGTCGCTGGTTCATCAGCTCGGACTGGACAGCCGCGTGACGGTCTGCGGGCCACGTCTGGATGTGGCCGCGATCCTTCGGACCTCGCGGGTCTTTGCCATGCCTTCACGTTTCGAAGCGCAGAGCATCGGCTTTCTGGAGGCGCTCGCCTCGGGTATTCCTGTCGTGGCGAGCCGGATTCCGTCGTTCGGCTTTGCCAGTGGATTTGCCGGCGTCACTCTCGTCGATACGGCGGACCCTGAGGCCTATGGCGGCGCGTTGCTCAGGGCGCTCGACATGCCGCGTGCGAAACGGCAACTGGCGGGTTACACGTTGCACGACACGGCAGATCGCTACATGACGATCGCGCGGCAGTTCGTGCAGCCGCTGCGAGTGTCGACCTGA
- a CDS encoding PIG-L family deacetylase, protein MRSSPARFVRDSSIAFLALLFFAFLPSSARAADCGAGTLVTVVAHLDDDLLFVDPAISERLDAGWCITTVHLIGGANGADFAYVQTRERASRLAYARMAGVPDEWIETNIPIAGKLVHQMVLKAKPQVRLLEFRLPGGAVRGGREPLGLLWEQHATLSTYPMNADGSVRVQYDRASLSATLKAILAGASQIYTLNPDTVPFLEHPDHIYTARITRHVAQTLNKSVPIEYHITYPTGDWPGNVPAAEVQRKRDIVASYFSVDGSDFSHVFGEFQWNGNWVARRYAFADRSDRRMADFQAHPIQLFNAAASRCLTSAGSGRAPTLAACTGSAAQQWRWDPVTVYPGNTRNAALVSVATSQCIAERDGYLISETCDQWDMAQRWTPWDFGLVYTPLRHCLGENDGKLTMRGCTLLTTRYRWATTQRTQATDLRLAAAMVGDIGGTGEQAAVYVQRQHDGPGFNVYAASLVKAAPPALWYAGIVPFDPRATAPSCADDKLCFDSARFLLGDFDGDGKADLMIITARHGGTAFWLLRSTGEHFEAPRLWLQTSRAFRPELTQQYVAADFGGTGRAGVLLAQKRTDSGLDLWLTSSTGSAGSSGTAPTLLAQAKTLRQNVNLLPVRTGGSRASLVAVDGADGRLALTPIANDGTRMTIGERKLLPASFLPDFVKVTVGAAQGNAGDTLIFLTPHLDGTDEDAVIDIATLDAADANGAPVQAATLRGMSWSDVFPAFVHDKRNSALVLYRRTDATLGDFYFTGGAPALTRYPVSDGFALGPAQELAELPGLFSETVRIDRLAQ, encoded by the coding sequence ATGCGATCATCGCCAGCCAGGTTCGTTCGCGATTCATCCATTGCTTTTCTAGCGCTACTTTTCTTCGCTTTCCTTCCCAGTTCCGCGCGTGCGGCAGATTGCGGCGCCGGCACGCTGGTGACCGTCGTCGCCCACCTCGACGACGATCTGCTCTTCGTGGACCCCGCCATCAGCGAGCGGCTCGACGCCGGCTGGTGCATCACCACGGTGCATCTGATCGGCGGCGCCAACGGCGCGGATTTCGCTTACGTGCAGACCCGCGAGCGGGCCTCGCGGCTCGCATATGCACGCATGGCGGGAGTGCCTGATGAATGGATCGAAACGAATATTCCGATCGCCGGTAAGCTCGTGCATCAGATGGTGCTGAAGGCGAAGCCGCAAGTCCGTCTGCTCGAATTCCGCCTGCCCGGCGGCGCCGTGCGCGGCGGCCGCGAACCGCTCGGCCTCCTGTGGGAACAGCACGCCACGCTTTCCACCTATCCGATGAATGCCGACGGCTCCGTGCGCGTGCAATACGACCGGGCCTCGCTGTCGGCCACACTGAAAGCAATACTCGCCGGGGCATCGCAAATCTACACGCTCAATCCGGACACCGTACCGTTTCTCGAGCATCCCGATCACATCTACACCGCGCGCATCACGCGCCACGTCGCCCAGACGCTGAACAAAAGCGTGCCGATCGAATACCACATTACCTATCCGACCGGCGACTGGCCCGGCAACGTGCCGGCGGCCGAAGTTCAACGCAAGCGCGATATCGTCGCCAGCTATTTTTCTGTCGACGGCAGCGACTTTTCGCACGTATTCGGCGAGTTTCAGTGGAACGGCAATTGGGTCGCGCGCCGCTATGCCTTTGCCGATCGCAGCGACCGCCGCATGGCGGATTTTCAAGCGCATCCCATTCAGCTCTTCAATGCGGCGGCGAGCCGCTGCCTGACCTCGGCGGGCAGCGGCCGGGCGCCGACACTCGCCGCGTGCACGGGCTCAGCCGCGCAACAATGGCGTTGGGATCCCGTGACTGTCTATCCCGGCAATACGCGCAACGCCGCGCTCGTCAGCGTTGCGACTTCGCAATGCATCGCCGAGCGCGACGGCTATCTGATCTCCGAGACCTGCGATCAATGGGACATGGCGCAACGCTGGACGCCGTGGGACTTCGGCCTCGTTTACACGCCGCTGCGGCACTGTCTCGGCGAAAACGACGGCAAGCTCACCATGCGCGGCTGCACCCTGCTCACCACGCGCTACCGTTGGGCGACCACGCAACGCACTCAAGCCACCGATCTGCGGCTCGCTGCCGCGATGGTCGGCGACATCGGCGGCACGGGGGAGCAAGCCGCGGTCTACGTGCAACGGCAACACGACGGACCCGGCTTCAACGTGTATGCGGCGTCGCTCGTGAAAGCGGCGCCACCCGCCCTCTGGTACGCCGGCATTGTCCCTTTCGATCCCCGCGCCACGGCGCCCAGTTGCGCGGATGACAAACTGTGCTTCGATAGCGCGCGCTTTCTGCTCGGCGACTTCGACGGCGACGGCAAGGCCGACCTGATGATCATCACCGCGCGCCACGGCGGCACCGCGTTCTGGTTGCTTCGCAGTACCGGCGAGCACTTCGAGGCCCCGCGTCTCTGGCTCCAGACCAGCCGTGCATTCAGGCCCGAGTTGACACAGCAATATGTGGCGGCCGATTTCGGCGGAACAGGACGTGCCGGCGTGCTGCTCGCGCAGAAGCGCACCGATAGCGGGCTCGACCTCTGGCTGACGTCTTCCACAGGCTCAGCCGGTTCATCGGGCACAGCACCGACACTCCTGGCGCAGGCAAAAACGCTGCGGCAAAACGTCAATCTCCTGCCAGTCCGAACCGGCGGATCACGCGCGTCCCTGGTCGCGGTGGATGGAGCGGACGGACGGCTCGCGCTCACGCCAATCGCCAACGACGGCACGCGCATGACCATCGGCGAACGCAAACTATTGCCAGCGAGTTTCCTGCCCGACTTCGTCAAAGTGACGGTGGGTGCCGCGCAAGGCAACGCAGGCGATACGCTGATTTTTTTGACTCCGCATCTCGACGGGACGGACGAGGACGCGGTCATCGACATTGCCACGCTCGACGCAGCGGATGCGAACGGCGCGCCGGTTCAGGCGGCGACCTTGCGTGGCATGTCGTGGTCGGATGTCTTTCCGGCTTTCGTGCACGACAAGCGCAATTCAGCGCTCGTGCTTTACCGACGAACCGACGCGACGCTCGGCGATTTCTATTTCACCGGCGGCGCACCGGCGCTGACACGCTATCCGGTAAGCGACGGTTTCGCGCTGGGCCCAGCCCAAGAACTCGCTGAACTGCCGGGGCTGTTCTCGGAAACGGTGCGGATCGACCGGTTGGCGCAGTAA
- a CDS encoding GDP-mannose mannosyl hydrolase, with amino-acid sequence MLTEIDFLDVVRLTPLVAIDLIVSDAEGRVLVGHRRNRPARGTWFVPGGRILKDETLDAAFTRIADAELGIARLRRSTARFEGVFEHHYADNFAAEPDVSTHYIVLAYALQFTSTLSIGRLDQHSGYLWLAPSDLLARPDVHENTKAYFR; translated from the coding sequence ATGCTGACCGAGATCGATTTCCTGGACGTGGTGCGTCTGACACCGCTGGTCGCGATCGATCTGATCGTCAGCGACGCCGAGGGCCGCGTGCTGGTCGGTCATCGGCGCAATCGTCCGGCTCGCGGCACATGGTTCGTTCCCGGCGGCCGCATTCTCAAAGACGAAACGCTCGATGCAGCGTTCACACGCATCGCCGACGCCGAATTGGGCATCGCAAGACTGAGACGCTCGACCGCCCGCTTCGAGGGCGTTTTCGAGCACCACTACGCAGACAATTTCGCCGCCGAGCCTGACGTGTCGACACACTACATCGTGCTTGCCTATGCGCTGCAGTTCACCAGCACCCTCTCGATAGGCCGGCTCGACCAGCACAGCGGTTATCTCTGGCTTGCGCCTTCCGATCTGCTCGCGCGCCCCGACGTTCACGAGAACACCAAGGCCTATTTCCGCTAG